One window from the genome of Candidatus Eisenbacteria bacterium encodes:
- the trxB gene encoding thioredoxin-disulfide reductase produces MNKYDMVIAGGGPAGLTAATYASRAKLSVLVAEKLAPGGQVLLTERIENYPGFESIPGYELAEKMEHQARGFGAEIVTETVSAARKDGSRVLVTTETREIEAGCMIAATGTEPRVLGVPGEKELRGKGVSYCATCDGPFFAGKKIAVLGGGNSAVEEGIYLTKFAEQVFLIHRRDKLRAVRLLQERALANKKIAFLWDSVLEEVEGNNSVSQVRLKNLKTGERTELKVDGVFIYAGMLPRGDFLPESVRKDEAGYIVTDDKMETSEKGIFAAGDVRQKLVRQIATAVGDGTMAAVAAGKYLEEET; encoded by the coding sequence GTGAATAAATATGACATGGTTATCGCAGGCGGGGGGCCCGCAGGACTTACTGCAGCCACTTACGCATCCAGGGCAAAATTGAGCGTGCTCGTTGCAGAGAAACTGGCTCCCGGCGGACAGGTTCTTCTTACTGAACGAATCGAAAACTACCCGGGATTCGAGTCGATTCCGGGCTACGAACTCGCGGAGAAGATGGAGCATCAAGCCAGAGGATTCGGAGCCGAGATAGTGACTGAGACGGTCAGCGCCGCCAGGAAGGATGGCTCAAGGGTTTTGGTCACGACCGAGACAAGGGAAATCGAAGCCGGATGCATGATTGCCGCGACCGGCACCGAGCCCAGGGTGCTCGGCGTCCCTGGTGAGAAGGAGCTCAGAGGAAAAGGAGTCTCATACTGCGCCACATGTGACGGGCCGTTTTTTGCAGGGAAGAAAATCGCGGTATTGGGCGGCGGAAACTCTGCGGTCGAAGAAGGAATCTATTTGACGAAATTCGCAGAGCAGGTTTTTCTGATTCATAGACGTGACAAGCTGAGAGCCGTGAGGCTTCTTCAGGAACGGGCTCTGGCGAACAAAAAGATCGCCTTCCTCTGGGATTCGGTATTGGAAGAAGTGGAGGGCAACAACTCGGTTTCTCAGGTGAGGCTGAAGAACCTGAAGACAGGTGAAAGGACAGAGCTCAAGGTTGACGGCGTTTTCATATATGCAGGCATGCTGCCAAGAGGCGATTTCCTGCCCGAGTCGGTCCGGAAGGATGAGGCAGGATATATTGTCACAGATGACAAAATGGAGACATCCGAAAAAGGGATCTTTGCCGCGGGAGACGTGCGGCAGAAACTTGTGAGACAGATAGCTACAGCCGTCGGAGACGGTACGATGGCGGCTGTTGCCGCAGGAAAGTACCTGGAGGAAGAGACGTAG
- a CDS encoding M20/M25/M40 family metallo-hydrolase, giving the protein MEKGSRNPDSSLGQEVVDWSRANEEAIRILQDLIRIDTSNPPGNETKVAEYLHQLFSQEGIESEILEPGSGRGTIVARIRGSGKQRPILLLSHTDVVGVEREKWSLEPFSGQIKEDYLYGRGAIDDKGMTAVETEIMLLVRRHNIPLDRDIVFVAEADEEAGGRFGINWIVKNHFQKIDAEVAINEGGRVMESGGKVRYVAVQTTEKVPYNVKLTVEGHGGHASMPRPDNCISILSTALSRISKYETKVKLNPAARVFFNGLAKKEKFPASFYLKNLKTPMIGGFCSRRVSKNLMLNAVMRNTVSPTILRAGIRANVIPSSCEAHLNVRLLPGETIEEFVSELENVVRDNRVKIEYKKPEQGESEGSSFQNEFFAKIVEASKKIFPGAEVVPFLSAGATDSRALRKKGMQAYGILPFPLTEDDLGRMHGNDERVSLKSFYSGLLLLYTLVTSIAGARQ; this is encoded by the coding sequence ATGGAAAAAGGCAGTCGAAACCCGGACTCTTCGCTGGGCCAGGAAGTTGTTGATTGGAGCCGGGCAAATGAAGAGGCGATTCGGATTCTTCAGGATCTCATAAGAATTGATACCAGTAATCCTCCCGGAAACGAGACCAAAGTTGCAGAGTATCTGCATCAGCTCTTTTCACAAGAAGGGATTGAATCGGAAATCCTGGAGCCCGGTTCCGGCAGAGGGACCATAGTTGCGAGGATAAGGGGGAGTGGAAAGCAGCGACCGATTCTTCTTCTTTCGCACACGGATGTCGTGGGCGTTGAGAGAGAAAAGTGGAGCTTAGAACCGTTCTCGGGCCAGATAAAAGAAGATTACCTTTACGGTAGGGGCGCAATTGATGACAAGGGAATGACGGCCGTCGAAACAGAGATAATGCTCCTTGTCAGGCGGCACAACATTCCTTTGGATAGAGACATTGTATTCGTGGCAGAGGCCGATGAGGAAGCAGGCGGACGGTTTGGGATAAATTGGATAGTCAAGAATCATTTCCAGAAAATAGATGCAGAAGTGGCGATTAACGAGGGCGGACGAGTGATGGAATCGGGCGGAAAGGTGAGATACGTCGCAGTGCAGACAACTGAGAAAGTCCCCTACAATGTAAAACTCACGGTGGAAGGACACGGCGGACATGCGTCAATGCCAAGGCCGGACAACTGCATCTCCATTCTTTCGACCGCGCTTTCCAGGATTTCCAAATACGAAACCAAGGTCAAGCTGAATCCAGCGGCAAGAGTTTTCTTCAACGGGCTTGCCAAGAAAGAGAAGTTTCCCGCCAGCTTCTACCTCAAGAATCTGAAAACACCAATGATTGGAGGATTCTGTTCGAGAAGGGTCTCAAAAAATCTCATGCTGAACGCTGTCATGAGGAATACAGTCTCCCCTACGATTCTGAGGGCCGGCATCCGCGCGAATGTGATTCCTTCATCCTGCGAGGCGCATCTCAATGTGAGGCTTCTCCCGGGCGAGACTATTGAGGAGTTTGTCTCGGAGCTGGAGAACGTGGTTCGGGACAATAGAGTGAAGATCGAATACAAGAAACCTGAGCAAGGTGAATCCGAAGGCTCTTCTTTCCAGAATGAGTTTTTCGCCAAGATCGTTGAAGCGTCAAAGAAGATATTTCCAGGGGCGGAAGTAGTTCCATTTTTGTCAGCCGGGGCAACAGATTCAAGAGCATTGAGAAAAAAGGGGATGCAGGCCTACGGAATTCTCCCATTTCCCCTCACCGAAGATGACCTGGGAAGGATGCACGGCAACGACGAAAGGGTGTCACTGAAGTCATTCTATTCGGGACTGCTGCTTCTCTACACGCTGGTGACAAGCATCGCAGGTGCTCGGCAATAG
- a CDS encoding alanyl-tRNA editing protein produces the protein MKEFEAKVLLVRETPGGAEVLLDRTAFYPSSGGQPSDTGFLDGIRVIEAIEKEEEIFHAIEGSLEPGKAVRGTVDWDRRFDLMQQHTGQHVLSQAFLAENVGETLSVHIGFESSNLELSAQEASDEILDSVEKAANAIVEECRPVKTYFVTPEELEALPLRKPAVSHDRIRIVERDFPDLSCRIRGESGEDSGDPCQAGRGERRWKKRKFPGIRSKPGRSPGLSF, from the coding sequence ATGAAGGAGTTTGAGGCAAAAGTGCTCCTTGTCCGGGAAACCCCGGGCGGAGCCGAAGTTCTTCTCGACAGGACCGCCTTCTATCCTTCCTCCGGCGGACAGCCCTCTGACACCGGTTTTCTTGACGGGATAAGAGTCATCGAAGCAATAGAAAAAGAAGAAGAAATATTCCATGCCATTGAAGGTTCGCTTGAACCCGGCAAGGCAGTCCGCGGCACGGTGGATTGGGACAGGCGTTTCGATCTCATGCAGCAGCACACGGGGCAGCACGTTCTTTCTCAGGCGTTTCTGGCGGAGAACGTCGGTGAGACTCTTTCCGTGCATATCGGGTTCGAGAGCTCGAATCTGGAGCTTTCCGCTCAGGAGGCAAGCGACGAAATACTCGATTCCGTTGAAAAGGCTGCCAATGCGATAGTCGAAGAGTGCAGACCCGTCAAGACCTATTTCGTCACGCCGGAGGAACTTGAAGCTCTTCCTCTGAGAAAGCCGGCCGTCTCTCACGACAGGATAAGAATAGTGGAAAGAGATTTTCCTGATCTCTCCTGCCGGATTCGGGGAGAATCTGGCGAAGATTCTGGAGACCCGTGTCAAGCAGGTCGGGGGGAACGGCGGTGGAAAAAAAGGAAATTTCCAGGGATTCGTTCCAAGCCCGGTCGATCTCCCGGCCTTTCTTTCTGA
- a CDS encoding RNA polymerase sigma factor: MIEKPCRSYHWKRGHVKGKGLIHGMGEKPFYLLFPEVSKGRNLEKQVTSDSELLSRSKKGDKEAFGELVLRYERVIYFLCLKAVGDHDEASDLAQSVFVRAYMALSGFKEESSFKTWLYQIAINLTKNYWRDRARKRKSELAPESLVEEPATLERLSGEDTLSFVWSEAMKLPEKQRAALILRADKGLSYKEIAKILNTREGAVKVNYHHAVRKLRALWEEREKEGQVSGMGETK, translated from the coding sequence TTGATCGAGAAACCTTGTCGAAGCTATCACTGGAAGAGAGGCCATGTCAAAGGAAAAGGTCTGATCCACGGCATGGGGGAAAAGCCATTTTACCTTCTTTTCCCTGAGGTGTCAAAAGGTAGGAATCTGGAGAAACAGGTGACATCCGATAGCGAGCTCCTCTCGAGGTCAAAGAAGGGAGATAAAGAGGCCTTCGGTGAGCTTGTTCTCAGATACGAGCGGGTCATCTACTTCCTTTGTCTCAAGGCGGTTGGAGACCACGATGAAGCTTCGGATCTTGCTCAATCGGTGTTCGTCAGGGCGTACATGGCACTGTCGGGCTTCAAGGAGGAGTCAAGCTTCAAGACATGGCTCTATCAAATTGCAATCAATCTGACGAAGAATTACTGGCGGGACAGGGCGAGAAAAAGGAAATCAGAGCTTGCGCCCGAGTCGCTGGTCGAAGAGCCCGCCACCCTGGAGAGACTCTCAGGTGAAGATACACTGTCGTTTGTCTGGAGTGAGGCAATGAAACTTCCCGAGAAACAGAGGGCAGCTTTGATACTGAGAGCCGACAAGGGATTAAGCTACAAGGAAATCGCAAAGATTCTCAACACCCGTGAAGGAGCAGTAAAAGTTAATTATCATCACGCCGTGAGGAAACTCAGGGCACTTTGGGAAGAAAGGGAGAAGGAAGGGCAGGTCTCCGGTATGGGGGAGACGAAATGA
- the trxA gene encoding thioredoxin, whose translation METWKPVAVDDKNFESEVLKSDIPVLVDFWAPWCAPCRMIAPVVEELAQEMKGKIKVGKINVDENALTASKYGVRGIPTLLLFKGGEIAAQKVGAASKVELVKMVEQALGS comes from the coding sequence ATGGAAACATGGAAGCCCGTAGCTGTTGACGACAAGAATTTCGAATCTGAGGTTCTCAAATCTGATATCCCTGTCCTGGTTGATTTCTGGGCTCCATGGTGCGCTCCGTGCAGAATGATTGCACCCGTTGTTGAAGAACTTGCCCAGGAGATGAAGGGTAAAATCAAGGTTGGAAAGATCAACGTTGACGAGAATGCATTGACAGCGTCCAAGTATGGCGTGCGTGGAATCCCGACTCTTCTGCTTTTCAAGGGAGGCGAGATCGCTGCTCAGAAAGTCGGCGCTGCATCCAAAGTCGAGCTTGTGAAGATGGTTGAGCAAGCTCTTGGCTCGTAA
- a CDS encoding zf-HC2 domain-containing protein gives MKCKKVKELLLSYEEGQLEKGDAQEVSAHLSSCAACAGELESLRKVLSSLSRPLPDPGDKYWSSFHSAVLAELDCKEETSGLAERIRGLLFPDLRRLVYVVSGASAVILVAVALVFFPRIGDLRNDFPKEQLLFENEDSRISVYSLSEEELAKLSQDLTSAFETTLQEDGGETLLYAIENSSPEFVTSLTTLSTSELSKLEDELKKVGPSIGRSQS, from the coding sequence ATGAAATGCAAGAAAGTAAAAGAGCTTCTTCTGAGTTACGAAGAAGGACAACTTGAGAAGGGAGATGCTCAGGAAGTAAGCGCACATCTCTCATCTTGTGCCGCTTGTGCCGGGGAACTTGAATCCTTGCGCAAGGTTCTTTCTTCGCTCTCCAGACCGCTTCCGGATCCCGGCGATAAATACTGGAGTAGTTTCCATTCGGCTGTTTTGGCAGAACTTGATTGCAAAGAAGAGACATCGGGCTTGGCAGAACGTATTCGCGGATTGTTGTTTCCTGATCTGAGGAGACTCGTGTACGTGGTTTCAGGCGCCTCTGCTGTCATTCTTGTCGCAGTCGCCTTAGTCTTTTTCCCCAGGATTGGAGATCTCCGGAATGACTTCCCGAAAGAACAGCTCCTCTTCGAAAATGAGGATAGCCGTATTTCAGTCTACTCACTTTCGGAGGAAGAGCTGGCTAAGCTCTCTCAGGATCTGACGTCGGCCTTTGAGACCACCCTTCAGGAAGATGGCGGCGAGACTCTCCTTTATGCCATCGAGAACTCTTCGCCGGAGTTTGTTACGAGTCTCACCACGTTGAGCACCAGCGAGCTCTCCAAGCTTGAGGATGAGCTCAAGAAAGTCGGACCTTCTATAGGGAGGAGTCAGTCATGA
- the polX gene encoding DNA polymerase/3'-5' exonuclease PolX, translated as MKNRVLSELFEQMADALEFKGENRFKVNAYRKVSRVLGDLREDIEHVRKEGKLLEVPGIGKGTAEKIEEYLKTGRISKFKEVMDGVPPGIVDLLSIQGLGPKTLALAYKELGVKSVEDLVRVSKDKTLASLPGMGEKKLDNILRGIKLHAASKERISLGIALPIVEKIIDSLKKYNPTGRMSPAGSLRRMKETIGDIDILVESREGEEIIDRFTSLPDVQEVLAKGDTKGSIIVSEGLQVDIRAVPPESFGSALQYFTGSKEHNVHLREIAKKMGMKISEYGIFKGDKSIGGRAEEDIYEGLGLELMPPELREDSGEIEASGQGSLPRLLEENDIKGDLHVHSAYSDGFNTIEEVVLAGKRMGYSYLAICDHTKSAAYAGGLSEERLSKQMAEIDGLRKRISGIRILKGAEVDIKADGSLDLPDSILEKLDVVVAAIHSGFRKNVTERIVKAMRNPFVRIIAHPTGRLISKREGYDVDLERVLEEARKTGTALEINAYYDRLDLNDGNARRAKELGVKLAIGTDSHNTEQLWMMKLGVSVARRAWLEKSDVLNASSRLESRKRKSS; from the coding sequence GTGAAGAACCGCGTCCTTTCAGAGCTTTTCGAGCAGATGGCAGATGCTCTCGAGTTCAAGGGAGAGAACCGGTTCAAAGTCAATGCCTATAGAAAGGTGAGCAGAGTTCTTGGAGATCTGCGGGAAGACATTGAGCATGTCCGGAAGGAAGGGAAACTCCTGGAGGTCCCGGGGATAGGGAAGGGCACGGCGGAGAAGATAGAGGAGTACCTCAAGACAGGCCGGATCAGTAAATTCAAAGAAGTAATGGACGGAGTTCCGCCGGGAATTGTTGACCTTCTCTCGATTCAGGGACTCGGGCCGAAAACACTTGCTCTGGCGTACAAAGAGCTGGGCGTAAAGAGCGTCGAAGATCTGGTACGAGTCTCCAAAGACAAGACTCTTGCCTCTCTCCCCGGCATGGGAGAGAAGAAGCTCGACAACATCCTGCGAGGAATCAAACTTCACGCTGCAAGCAAAGAGAGAATCTCGTTAGGTATTGCCCTCCCGATTGTCGAAAAGATTATTGATTCCCTCAAGAAATATAACCCCACGGGAAGAATGTCGCCTGCCGGCTCGCTCAGGCGCATGAAGGAGACAATTGGCGACATAGACATCCTGGTCGAGAGCAGAGAAGGGGAGGAGATCATTGACAGGTTCACTTCTCTCCCCGACGTGCAGGAAGTGCTTGCAAAGGGAGATACAAAGGGAAGCATCATCGTGAGCGAAGGTCTTCAGGTCGATATCCGCGCAGTTCCTCCGGAATCTTTTGGGTCCGCCCTGCAGTACTTTACCGGTTCGAAAGAACACAACGTACATCTGAGGGAAATCGCGAAGAAGATGGGAATGAAAATCAGCGAATATGGAATCTTCAAGGGGGACAAGAGTATTGGTGGCAGAGCAGAAGAAGACATCTATGAGGGACTTGGCCTCGAATTGATGCCGCCTGAATTGAGGGAAGACTCGGGAGAAATAGAAGCTTCCGGACAGGGGAGTCTTCCTCGTCTCCTTGAGGAGAACGACATAAAAGGTGATCTCCATGTTCATTCTGCATACAGTGATGGATTCAATACGATCGAAGAAGTGGTACTCGCCGGAAAGCGCATGGGCTATTCCTATCTGGCAATATGCGACCACACAAAATCTGCCGCTTATGCCGGAGGCCTTTCTGAGGAACGGCTCTCCAAACAGATGGCAGAGATTGACGGGCTGCGGAAGAGGATTTCCGGCATACGAATTCTGAAAGGAGCGGAGGTTGACATAAAAGCCGATGGGAGCTTGGACCTTCCGGATTCCATACTGGAGAAACTTGACGTCGTGGTTGCTGCGATACACAGCGGCTTCAGGAAGAATGTCACCGAGAGAATTGTTAAAGCCATGAGGAATCCATTTGTTCGCATAATTGCGCACCCGACCGGGAGGCTGATTTCAAAGAGAGAGGGGTACGACGTAGATCTTGAAAGAGTATTGGAGGAAGCGCGGAAAACCGGAACTGCTCTTGAAATAAATGCCTACTATGATCGGTTAGACTTAAATGATGGGAACGCAAGGCGTGCAAAAGAGCTGGGGGTGAAGCTGGCAATCGGCACAGATTCGCACAATACGGAACAGCTCTGGATGATGAAACTCGGCGTTTCCGTCGCGCGAAGGGCATGGCTCGAGAAATCCGATGTCCTGAATGCTTCCAGCAGGCTGGAGTCGAGAAAGAGGAAATCATCTTGA
- a CDS encoding deoxynucleoside kinase — MKKNFFLAIAGNIGVGKTNLTKALNQKLGWRSYYEPVVNNPYLENFYKDMQRWSFHLQMFFLSRRFEAQREFMLIEESFIQDRTIYEDGEVFARTLYEQGSMTEVDYENYKSLFDLMVSFLRPPDMIIYLEASPEILLGRIENRGRDCEKSITMEYLSRLDNAYKRWVEKASSYSRIYRIDTERTNFVKDTDAIESLVEMLRMEEQNLPSIGALGSKQF, encoded by the coding sequence ATGAAGAAGAACTTCTTCCTCGCAATTGCGGGCAACATCGGAGTCGGGAAGACCAATCTTACAAAAGCTCTGAACCAGAAACTCGGCTGGCGATCCTATTATGAACCCGTCGTCAACAATCCATATCTGGAGAACTTCTATAAGGACATGCAAAGGTGGAGCTTCCATCTTCAAATGTTCTTTCTCTCAAGAAGATTCGAAGCGCAGAGGGAGTTCATGTTGATTGAGGAATCGTTCATACAGGACCGGACCATCTATGAGGACGGAGAGGTCTTTGCAAGGACTCTCTATGAGCAGGGCTCCATGACTGAGGTGGACTATGAAAACTACAAATCCCTTTTCGACTTGATGGTAAGCTTCCTGCGTCCTCCGGACATGATCATATATCTTGAGGCCTCGCCCGAAATTCTTCTGGGGAGAATCGAAAACAGGGGGAGAGATTGTGAGAAATCGATAACCATGGAATATCTTTCAAGACTCGACAATGCATACAAGAGGTGGGTCGAGAAAGCCTCGTCGTATTCAAGAATCTATCGAATAGACACCGAGAGAACTAATTTTGTTAAGGACACAGATGCGATTGAATCCCTCGTGGAGATGCTGAGAATGGAGGAACAGAATCTTCCGAGCATCGGGGCCTTGGGTAGCAAGCAATTCTGA
- a CDS encoding NifU family protein yields the protein MQEKVEQALREIRPSLQADGGDIELVDVVDGVVRVRLLGACGCCPFSQMTLKAGVERVLKERVPEVKAVESL from the coding sequence ATGCAGGAGAAAGTCGAACAGGCCTTGCGCGAGATTAGACCTTCGCTTCAAGCCGACGGCGGGGACATAGAGCTGGTTGATGTAGTTGACGGAGTGGTTCGGGTCAGACTTCTGGGGGCTTGTGGCTGCTGCCCCTTCTCCCAGATGACGTTGAAAGCAGGCGTCGAGAGAGTGCTGAAAGAGAGAGTACCAGAGGTAAAAGCAGTGGAGTCCCTCTAG
- a CDS encoding ROK family protein, translating into MKARLAIGIDLGGTTLRGGIFDETGNVRFAKAMPVEAGKGKDAILGKIFGLTSELVKKGNGKVLGIGVGSPGTVDFPSGKILGASPNLPGWCNIPLKSFLERRFSIPVYVDNDANAATLGEAMLGAGKGHSNFMMVTLGTGIGGGLFLDGKLFRGSLSGAGEIGHMTLSPSGPICGCGGRGCLESFSSATAIGKRAENLIIAGVKTKIGTPADVNRKRISAKTVFDRAKRGDRIAVSIVDEAMLFLGAAIGSISNLIDPDAIVLGGGMSLAGDFLLERVRRYSILFTLPTIGSRVEIKLSRLRDDAGVLGAGLLVFENLRR; encoded by the coding sequence TTGAAGGCTCGCCTTGCAATAGGTATAGACCTTGGCGGGACCACGTTGAGGGGCGGAATCTTTGATGAGACCGGGAATGTCCGCTTTGCGAAAGCGATGCCTGTTGAGGCCGGCAAGGGGAAAGATGCAATTCTCGGAAAGATTTTTGGTCTTACAAGTGAGTTGGTGAAGAAAGGCAATGGGAAGGTTCTGGGAATTGGTGTCGGAAGTCCCGGGACAGTTGACTTCCCTTCCGGAAAGATTCTTGGCGCATCCCCTAATCTTCCCGGGTGGTGCAATATCCCGCTCAAGAGTTTTCTTGAGAGACGCTTCTCAATCCCCGTCTATGTTGACAATGATGCAAACGCCGCAACTCTGGGTGAAGCGATGCTTGGCGCAGGGAAAGGGCACTCGAATTTCATGATGGTCACCCTTGGAACAGGCATTGGCGGCGGACTATTTCTCGACGGGAAACTCTTCAGGGGAAGTCTCTCAGGAGCCGGGGAAATCGGGCACATGACACTTAGCCCGTCCGGACCGATCTGCGGGTGCGGCGGCCGGGGGTGCCTTGAGAGCTTTTCTTCTGCGACGGCGATAGGAAAACGGGCGGAGAATCTTATCATTGCGGGGGTCAAAACAAAAATCGGAACTCCGGCAGATGTCAATCGCAAGAGAATCAGCGCCAAGACTGTTTTTGACAGGGCAAAGAGGGGAGATAGAATCGCAGTTTCGATCGTAGATGAAGCTATGCTCTTCCTTGGCGCGGCTATAGGCTCCATCTCAAATCTCATCGATCCTGACGCCATTGTCCTGGGCGGCGGAATGTCCCTGGCCGGTGATTTTCTTCTCGAAAGGGTAAGGCGCTATTCGATTCTTTTTACTCTTCCAACAATCGGAAGCAGAGTTGAGATAAAACTCTCCAGGCTGAGGGACGATGCAGGTGTCCTGGGCGCCGGGCTCCTGGTTTTTGAAAACCTGAGAAGGTAA
- a CDS encoding histone deacetylase has product MTKRRIKIVYSDAYEVDIGPHVFATQKYRLIKSLLIEEKVASEGDFVSPEPATDDDVLLVHTKGYVEKLKNGTLSTKDILVLELPYSKELVSASWLGAGGTILSFKNAIEHGVGIHLGGGFHHAFPDDGEGFCVLNDIAIGIKRLLKDGDIRRAIVVDCDLHQGNGTAYIFREAPNVFTFSIHQEDNYPMMKPSSDLDVGLRDGTGGAEYLAVLRERIPAILDSIKPELIVYVGGADPYMRDQLGALKLTIQDLMTRDFLIYSMARERNIPVSLLLAGGYAYDTMDTVIIHSNSVRVFLGKAAIDEKKA; this is encoded by the coding sequence ATGACCAAGCGAAGAATAAAGATAGTCTATTCAGATGCCTATGAAGTCGATATTGGTCCCCATGTTTTCGCAACACAAAAATACCGTCTGATCAAGAGTCTGCTCATTGAAGAGAAAGTGGCTTCGGAAGGGGATTTCGTGTCTCCGGAGCCGGCCACAGATGATGACGTACTTCTCGTTCACACGAAGGGATACGTCGAGAAACTCAAGAACGGGACCCTTTCGACGAAAGACATTCTTGTCCTCGAGCTCCCCTATTCAAAAGAACTTGTCTCAGCTTCGTGGCTTGGAGCAGGAGGGACAATTCTCTCGTTCAAGAATGCCATTGAGCACGGCGTCGGAATTCATCTCGGCGGCGGATTTCACCATGCCTTCCCGGACGACGGCGAAGGTTTCTGCGTTCTGAACGACATAGCCATAGGCATAAAGAGGCTCCTCAAGGACGGGGACATCCGGAGAGCGATTGTTGTTGACTGCGACCTCCACCAGGGAAACGGCACCGCGTACATATTCCGGGAAGCCCCGAACGTTTTCACCTTCTCAATACATCAGGAAGACAACTATCCGATGATGAAACCGTCGAGCGACCTTGATGTGGGGCTTCGCGATGGAACAGGGGGGGCAGAGTATCTGGCAGTACTCCGCGAGAGAATTCCCGCGATTCTGGACAGCATCAAACCCGAGCTGATAGTGTACGTGGGCGGCGCGGACCCATACATGAGAGACCAGCTTGGCGCGCTCAAACTGACCATACAAGACCTGATGACGAGGGATTTTCTCATCTATTCGATGGCGAGAGAAAGGAACATCCCCGTCTCTCTTCTTCTTGCAGGCGGCTATGCCTACGATACGATGGACACGGTGATAATACACTCTAACTCGGTGAGGGTATTCCTCGGAAAGGCAGCCATCGATGAAAAGAAAGCTTAA